The genomic region CGAGGCGGGAGCGGTCAACCTGACCGTGGTCGGGGTGGTCGTGATGCTGGCGGGGGCGGCCGGGATCTGGCTGTCCTACAAGATCACCAACGACCGGCGGCGGGTCCGGACCGACGCGATCGATCCGGCGGTCGAGGAGCAGTACCGGACCATCGAGGCCGGGCACGATCACGACCACGTCGAGCACCACACCCGGATCGAGCATCACCCGGAGGGCCGCCGCCCGACGCCGAAGCCGGCGGTGCAGCCCACGGTGCAACCCACGGAGACCGTCCGGCACACCGAGACGGTGCAGCAGCCGGTCGAACCGGTCCCCGGCACGGCGTCCCAGGAGCCGGTGGCGACCGAGCGCACCGTCGAGCTGGACCCCAGCGCCAGCGGCCTGCCGGAACAGCCGCGCCGCCGCAGCTGATCGATCACGGTCAACGAGCCGGCTCTCGGCCGGCCCCAAGGGTGAGCGGAGCGACAAGGACTCCTCAGCAGATAACCCCCTGAGCCAATGAACTGCTCCACAACCGGCTCAGGGGGTTCTTCGTGGTTCCGATCAGTCGGCGTGCCGTCCGCGGCGGGGGACCAGCACCGACCTGATCCGCGCCAGCAGCAGGTCGAACTCGTCCAGCAGGTCCGACGCCTCCGCGCTGCCCCGGTTCAGGTACCAGCGCCACGACGGCGGCAGCAGCCTGGCCCGCCAGCGTTGCACAAGTTTCGCCTGGCTCCACAGCGCCTTCCGCACGTCAGCGGTCTCGCTGCGAAGATCCACCGCGCCGTCCGCCAGCCCGGCGTACCGGACGGCTTCCAGTCCGCGGGCGAGACGCCGCGCCTGCGGCTGTACGTCGGCCGGCACTCGTTCGGCCAGCCAGTCGCCGACCTGGCGCGGGGTAGAGGCGTCGGACCAGTCCAGACCGAGATCGCGGCAGGTGTCGCGGATCTCCGCCCACAGGCCCTCGACCCCGACCCGGCCCGGCGGACGAGCGAACCGCCGCCGCGTGGTCAGTACCCGGATCAGCCAGGGGATGCCCAGCACCAGCACGACGAGCAGCCCGATGCCGATCGCCTTCGCGCCACCGTTGGTGAACCAGTTGCCGGTGTCGACCACCGCGACGCCGCTGTCGTCGGGAAGGTCACGGTCGGCGCCGCCGCGCTCGAGGTCCGGGTTCTCGGACTGGCCCGGCGTGGTGGGTGCGGTGGTCGGGGCGGTCGTCGGCGTGTTCGGGACGGGCGCGGCCGCCTCGGTCCAGGTCGGCGTGGTCGCCACCCGGGCCGACGGGGTCGGCTCGAAACGGATCCAGCCGAGGCCCTGGAAGTACAGCTCCGGCCAGGCGTGCATGTCGTGCATCCGGACGATGTACTCACCGTCCTTGCCGGCCTGGCCCGGCAGGAAGCCGATCCCGACCCGGGACGGGATACCGAGCACCCGCGCCATCAGCGCCATGCCGGTGGCGAACTGCTCGCAGTAGCCGACCCGGTCCTTCAGCAGGAAGCTGCGCAGCGCGGGCATCCCGCTCTGCTGGTTGGTCTCCGTGCTGTAGGTGAAGTCGCCGCTGCTGCGGAACCAGTTCTGCAGCAGCACCGCCTGCTGGAACGAGTTGCCGTTCGCGTCGGCCGTGACCTGCTTGGTGAGCTCCTGGATCTGCTGCATGCCTCTCGACGGCACCTGGCTGGTGTACTGGTCGGGCTCGGCGCCCGGTTCGGCGGCTTGCAGCTGCTCCGGCGTGGGCTGCAGCTGGTAGGCCTGCAGGTTGTAGTCCTTACCACCGACGACTCCGCCGTTGGCTGAGACCACGTCCAGCGAGCTCGGGTTGAACCGCCAGCGGTCCTTCAGCGAGATCGACCGCAGCGGGTACGGCACCGGCGCGAAGGACGACCGGAAGTTCCGGGTCACCTCGACCTTCATCTTGGTGGTCGGCACCTTGCTCAGGTCGCCGTTGTAGCCCGGCGGCGGGCTGAGATCGGCGTTGGTGATCTTCTGGCCCTGGGTCCGGTGCGAGATCCGCCACGCGTTGCCGTCGAACACGTCGAGCGCGGTCAGCCGCAGGTACGTGCCGCCGGCCGGCCCGCCGGTGTAGGTCAGGGCGGTCACGTTGTCGCCGCGCTTGAGGTTCTTGCCCATGTCCAGCATCGGGTCGGTCGCCGAGATCGACGCGCCGATCCCGGAGCCCGAGCCGCCGCCGGCCAGACCGTTGCCGACCACGCTTTCCGGCAGCGCCGGGAGCAGCGCGGGCAGCACCGTCGCCAGCGCGACCACGCTGAGTCCGATCCGGCGACCGGCCTGGCCGAGCGCCGATGCCTCGATCGGTCCGGCAGCGTCCAGGTGGGTGACGCCGGAGATGCGCCGGCCCCAGCGGCTGAGCCTCGTCCGGCCCTCGGCCGACAGCAGCACGATGTAGCCGACGGCCGGCGGGATGAACAGCATCGCCGGCAGACCGCCGTGCACCGTCGCGGCCGGCACTGTGTACATGGTGAGCAGCAGCAGACCGGCCCAGGCGGCCTGACGGAGCTGCACGGCGATCAGATGAATCAGCAACCCGGTCGCAGCGATCACCGACGCGGCGAACAGCGTCAGGTGGTCCTCCGGCGGCAACGGCGCGCTGAAGCGGTTGATCGCGTTCATCGCGTCGACCATCTGCTGGTTGAACTCGAGCGCGGTCTCCCGCCACGGCACCACGCCGAACCGCAGCGTGTCGCGCAGGAAGATCAGCGCCAGCACCTCGACCAGCACCACGAGCTGCACGATCGGTACGACGATGCGCGGCGCCCGCAGGTTCTGCAGGCCGATGCCGACGCCGGTGACGATCGCGCACAGGAACGCGCTGATGAACACGAACGGCCCGGAGAACACCGGCACGAGCACCAGCGAGCCGAGCACCGTCGCCACCCAGGCGGCGATCGAGATCCTCACGTGTCCGGTCACTGGGGTTTCCTTCCGCTTCTCACTAGGCGATCCGTCCGCTGCGCAGTCCGAGGCCGGACCACACGGTGGGCAGGTGGTCGCCGCGCCGCACCCTGGCGACCCGCCAGCCGTTGCGGCGCAGCTCCTGCTCGGTGACGTCGGTGGCGGTGGCGAGCCGGCCGGCCTTCTCGGTGCCTTCGGCCCCGGCGGCCCAGGTCGCCGCGTCCAGCAGCAGCGCGACGCCGGTCGCCTGCCCGGTCCGCCAGCGGTTCAGGGTGACGATGTCGTCGGAGCTGCAGGCGCCGACGATAGCGATCGCCAGGCTCGGCTCCTGGACGTGCCGGTCCACGGTGAGCAGCGGGCTGATCTCGGCGTACTTGTGCTCCTCCACCGTCGCGCACTCGGTCAGCAGTTGCTGCGTGGTGAGCGGCTGGTGGACGGCGGTCGAGCTGCGGTGGGCGATGGCCGACAGCGTGGTCGGTCCGCCGAGCAGGGTGGTGACGTAGCCGCGGTGGATCCGGTCCGCGCCGATCGAGGCGGCCGCGCTGACCGACCACTCCAGGCTGGACGACGGCCCGTGCCCGTGGTGGGAGACGGTCCGGGCGTCCAGGAAGATCGAGCACCGGCTCTGCCACGGCTGCTCCTCCCGGCGCACCATCAGCGAGCCACGCCGAGCGGTGGAGCGCCAGTGCACGCGGCGCAGGTCGTCACCGTCGCGGTACTCGCGCACGGTTGCGTCCTCCTCGCCGGCCGCGGCGATCGCCCGCGGCCGGTTCTCGCCCGAGCCGGCCCGGTCGGAGCCCAGCCGGACCTCGGGCAACTTCTGCACGCGCGGCGTGACCAGCAGGTGCTGGCTGCGCGCGAAGGTACGGCTGGTCTCGACCAGACCGAAGGGGTCGGCGACGGTGAGCATCAGCGGCCCCACCTGGAACAGCCCGCGCACGTCCGACTTGATCGGGTAGGTGACCGTGCGCTTCCAGTTCGGGCTGACCCGGTCGACGACGAACCGCGGCCGGTGACCGAGCACGTACGGGATCCTGTCCTCCAGCAGTAACAGCCCAGCCGGCATCCGGCCCTGGTTGCTGAGCGCGAGCTCCACCGTGGCCTGGGTCCCGACCGGGACCTGATCCGGAGACAGGCTGCGCCGCACCTGCAGCCTCAGCCTGGTCCGGCCGACCACCAGAGCGGCCACCAGCGGCAGAGCGACCAGCAGGACGCCGACGCGCAGCAGGTCCTTCTGGCCGAGCAGCAGAGCGCACAGCGACGCTGTGATCCCGGCTGCGACAAAAGCTCGTCCGCGGGTGGTCAGTCCGCGCAGTGCCTGCCTCATGGTCAGTCCCGGCGAGTTCGGGGCAGCGGCACGGAGGCCACCAGCCCGGAGATGATGTCGGCTGCGCTGCGCCCGCCCAGGTGAGCCTCGGCCGCCGGAAGCACCCGGTGAGCCAGCACCGGAACGGCGAGCTCCTGCAGATCGTCCGGTAGCACGAACTCGCGCGAGTCCAGCGCGGCGGCGGCGCGCGCGGCGCGGATGAGGTGCAGCGTCGCCCGCGGGCTGGCGCCGAGCCGCAGCTCCTGGGAACGACGGGTCGCCCCGACCAGCGCCACGGCGTACTCCTTGACGGACTCCGAGACGTGCACGGAGTGCACTGTCTTCACCAGTCGCAGAACCTGCTGGCTGTCGGTCACCGGCTGCAGGTTGTTCAGCGGGTCGGTGGCAGAGTGCCCGTCGAGCATCCGCAGCTCGGCGGCCGGCTCCGGGTAGCCCATCGAGACCCGGGCCATGAAGCGGTCACGCTGCGCCTCGGGGAGGGGATAGGTGCCCTCCATCTCGATCGGGTTCTGCGTCGCGATCACCATGAACGGCGCCTCGAGGTGGTACGTCGTGGTGTCGACGGTGACCTGGCGTTCCTCCATCGACTCCAGCAGGGCGGCCTGGGTCTTCGGCGAGGCGCGGTTGATCTCGTCGCCGACGACGATGTTGGCGAACACCGCGCCGGGCTTGAACTCGAAGTCGC from Kribbella flavida DSM 17836 harbors:
- a CDS encoding transglutaminaseTgpA domain-containing protein — its product is MTGHVRISIAAWVATVLGSLVLVPVFSGPFVFISAFLCAIVTGVGIGLQNLRAPRIVVPIVQLVVLVEVLALIFLRDTLRFGVVPWRETALEFNQQMVDAMNAINRFSAPLPPEDHLTLFAASVIAATGLLIHLIAVQLRQAAWAGLLLLTMYTVPAATVHGGLPAMLFIPPAVGYIVLLSAEGRTRLSRWGRRISGVTHLDAAGPIEASALGQAGRRIGLSVVALATVLPALLPALPESVVGNGLAGGGSGSGIGASISATDPMLDMGKNLKRGDNVTALTYTGGPAGGTYLRLTALDVFDGNAWRISHRTQGQKITNADLSPPPGYNGDLSKVPTTKMKVEVTRNFRSSFAPVPYPLRSISLKDRWRFNPSSLDVVSANGGVVGGKDYNLQAYQLQPTPEQLQAAEPGAEPDQYTSQVPSRGMQQIQELTKQVTADANGNSFQQAVLLQNWFRSSGDFTYSTETNQQSGMPALRSFLLKDRVGYCEQFATGMALMARVLGIPSRVGIGFLPGQAGKDGEYIVRMHDMHAWPELYFQGLGWIRFEPTPSARVATTPTWTEAAAPVPNTPTTAPTTAPTTPGQSENPDLERGGADRDLPDDSGVAVVDTGNWFTNGGAKAIGIGLLVVLVLGIPWLIRVLTTRRRFARPPGRVGVEGLWAEIRDTCRDLGLDWSDASTPRQVGDWLAERVPADVQPQARRLARGLEAVRYAGLADGAVDLRSETADVRKALWSQAKLVQRWRARLLPPSWRWYLNRGSAEASDLLDEFDLLLARIRSVLVPRRGRHAD
- a CDS encoding DUF6458 family protein, which gives rise to MSIGVGIFLIAVGAILAFGIRDDEAGAVNLTVVGVVVMLAGAAGIWLSYKITNDRRRVRTDAIDPAVEEQYRTIEAGHDHDHVEHHTRIEHHPEGRRPTPKPAVQPTVQPTETVRHTETVQQPVEPVPGTASQEPVATERTVELDPSASGLPEQPRRRS
- a CDS encoding AAA family ATPase, which codes for MTEVAGRVRRAIEQVIEGKPDVVETAVTVLLAEGHLLIEDVPGVGKTMLAKALARSIDCTVRRIQFTPDLLPSDITGVSVFNQEVRDFEFKPGAVFANIVVGDEINRASPKTQAALLESMEERQVTVDTTTYHLEAPFMVIATQNPIEMEGTYPLPEAQRDRFMARVSMGYPEPAAELRMLDGHSATDPLNNLQPVTDSQQVLRLVKTVHSVHVSESVKEYAVALVGATRRSQELRLGASPRATLHLIRAARAAAALDSREFVLPDDLQELAVPVLAHRVLPAAEAHLGGRSAADIISGLVASVPLPRTRRD
- a CDS encoding DUF58 domain-containing protein, with product MRQALRGLTTRGRAFVAAGITASLCALLLGQKDLLRVGVLLVALPLVAALVVGRTRLRLQVRRSLSPDQVPVGTQATVELALSNQGRMPAGLLLLEDRIPYVLGHRPRFVVDRVSPNWKRTVTYPIKSDVRGLFQVGPLMLTVADPFGLVETSRTFARSQHLLVTPRVQKLPEVRLGSDRAGSGENRPRAIAAAGEEDATVREYRDGDDLRRVHWRSTARRGSLMVRREEQPWQSRCSIFLDARTVSHHGHGPSSSLEWSVSAAASIGADRIHRGYVTTLLGGPTTLSAIAHRSSTAVHQPLTTQQLLTECATVEEHKYAEISPLLTVDRHVQEPSLAIAIVGACSSDDIVTLNRWRTGQATGVALLLDAATWAAGAEGTEKAGRLATATDVTEQELRRNGWRVARVRRGDHLPTVWSGLGLRSGRIA